A single genomic interval of Lynx canadensis isolate LIC74 chromosome A2, mLynCan4.pri.v2, whole genome shotgun sequence harbors:
- the SEMA3F gene encoding semaphorin-3F isoform X1 → MPVAGLLLWASLLTGAWPATPTQDHLPATPRVRLSFKELKATGTAHFFNFLLNTTDYRILLKDEDHDRMYVGSKDYVLSLDLHDINREPLIIHWAASPQRIEECVLSGKDGNGECGNFVRLIQPWNRTHLYVCGTGAYNPMCTYVNRGRRAQATPWTQMQVVKGRGSRATDGALRPTPTAPRQDYIFYLEPERLESGKGKCPYDPKLDTASALINEELYAGVYIDFMGTDAAIFRTLGKQTAMRTDQYNSRWLNDPSFIHAELIPDSAERNDDKLYFFFRERSAEAPQSPAVYARIGRICLNDDGGHCCLVNKWSTFLKARLVCSVPGEDGIETHFDELQDVFVQQTQDVRNPVIYAVFTSSGSVFRGSAVCVYSMADIRMVFNGPFAHKEGPNYQWMPFSGKMPYPRPGTCPGGTFTPSMKSTKDYPDEVINFMRSHPLMYQAVYPLQRRPLVVRTGAPYRLTTVAVDQVDAADGRYEVLFLGTDRGTVQKVIVLPKDDQEMEELMLEEVEVFKDPAPVKTMTISSKRQQLYVASAVGVTHLSLHRCQAYGAACADCCLARDPYCAWDGQACSRYTASSKRRSRRQDVRHGNPIRQCRGFNSNANKNTVESVQYGVAGSAAFLECQPRSPQATVKWLFQRDPSDRRREIRAEDRFLRTEQGLLLRALQLSDRGLYSCTATENNFKHVVTRVQLHVLGQDAVHAALFPPPAVSAPPLPGAGPPTPPYQELAQLLAQPEVGLIHQYCQGYWRHVPPSPREAPGAPRPPEPQDQKKPRNRRHHPPET, encoded by the exons ATGCCTGTTGCTGGTCTTCTCCTTTGGGCTTCCCTACTGACTGGGGCCTGGccagccacccccacccaggaCCACCTCCCAGCCACGCCCCGGGTCCGGCTCTCATTCAAAG AACTTAAGGCCACAGGCACTGCCCACTTCTTCAACTTCCTGCTCAACACAACCGACTACCGAATCCTGCTCAAAGACGAGGACCATGACCGCATGTACGTGGGCAGCAAAGACTATGTGCTGTCCCTGGACCTCCATGACATCAACCGCGAGCCCCTCATT ATCCACTGGGCGGCTTCCCCACAGCGCATTGAGGAGTGCGTGCTCTCAGGCAAGGATGGCAAT GGTGAGTGCGGGAACTTCGTCAGGCTCATCCAGCCCTGGAACCGAACACACCTGTATGTGTGTGGGACTGGCGCCTACAACCCCATGTGCACCTATGTAAACCGTGGCCGCCGTGCCCAG GCCACGCCCTGGACCCAGATGCAGGTGGTCAAAGGCCGAGGCAGCAGAGCCACGGATGGTGCCCTCCGCCCGACGCCCACAGCCCCACGCCAG GATTACATCTTCTACCTGGAGCCCGAGAGACTCGAGTCAGGGAAGGGCAAGTGTCCGTACGACCCCAAGCTGGACACGGCCTCAGCCCTCATCA ATGAGGAGCTCTATGCTGGTGTGTACATCGACTTCATGGGCACCGATGCAGCCATCTTCCGCACGCTGGGAAAGCAGACGGCCATGCGCACAGACCAGTACAACTCTCGGTGGCTGAATG ACCCTTCATTCATCCATGCTGAGCTCATCCCTGACAGCGCCGAGCGCAACGACGACAAGCTCTACTTCTTCTTCCGCGAGCGATCGGCAGAGGCACCACAGAGCCCCGCCGTGTATGCCCGCATTGGGCGCATCTGCCTG AATGATGACGGTGGCCATTGCTGCCTGGTCAATAAGTGGAGCACGTTCCTGAAGGCACGACTGGTGTGCTCTGTGCCCGGCGAGGATGGCATTGAGACTCACTTCGATGAGCTCC AGGATGTGTTTGTCCAGCAGACACAGGATGTGAGGAACCCGGTCATTTATGCTGTCTTTACCTCCTCGGG CTCCGTGTTCCGAGGCTCTGCTGTGTGTGTCTACTCCATGGCTGATATCCGCATGGTCTTCAACGGGCCCTTTGCCCACAAAGAGGGCCCCAACTACCAGTGGATGCCATTCTCAGGGAAGATGCCCTACCCACGGCCTGGCACG TGCCCTGGCGGAACCTTCACACCATCCATGAAGTCCACCAAGGACTACCCTGATGAAGTGATCAACTTCATGCGCAGCCACCCGCTCATGTACCAGGCTGTGTACCCTCTGCAGCGGCGGCCCCTGGTCGTCCGCACAGGCGCTCCCTATCGGCTCACCACTGTCGCCGTGGACCAGGTGGATGCAGCCGATGGGCGCTATGAGGTGCTTTTCCTGGGCACAG ACCGCGGGACAGTGCAGAAGGTCATCGTGTTGCCCAAGGATGACCAGGAGATGGAGGAGCTAAtgctggaggaggtggaggtCTTCAAG GACCCAGCACCTGTTAAGACCATGACCATCTCTTCCAAGAGG CAACAACTGTACGTGGCCTCAGCTGTGGGTGTCACACACCTGAGCCTGCACCGCTGCCAGGCATATGGGGCTGCCTGTGCCGACTGCTGCCTCGCCCGGGACCCCTACTGTGCCTGGGATGGCCAGGCCTGTTCCCGCTACACAGCGTCTTCCAAGAG GCGGAGCCGCCGGCAGGATGTCCGGCATGGGAACCCCATCAGGCAGTGTCGCGGGTTCAACTCCAACG CCAACAAGAATACCGTGGAGTCCGTGCAGTACGGTGTGGCTGGGAGTGCAGCCTTCCTCGAATGCCAGCCTCGCTCGCCCCAGGCCACAGTTAAGTGGCTGTTCCAGCGAGATCCCAGTGATCGGCGCCGTGAG ATTCGTGCGGAGGACCGCTTCCTGCGCACAGAGCAGGGCTTGCTGCTTCGCGCCCTGCAGCTCAGTGACCGTGGCCTCTACTCCTGCACTGCCACCGAGAACAACTTCAAGCATGTCGTCACACGGGTACAGCTGCACGTCCTGGGTCAGGATGCCGTTCATGCTGCCCTCTTCCCACCGCCAGCTGTGAGCGCCCCACCACTGCCAGGCGCcggcccccccacacccccttaCCAGGAGCTGGCCCAACTGCTGGCCCAGCCGGAAGTGGGCCTCATCCACCAGTACTGCCAGGGCTACTGGCGCCATGTGCCCCCAAGCCCCAGGGAGGCCCCGGGGGCACCCAGGCCTCCTGAACCCCAGGACCAGAAAAAGCCCCGGAACCGCCGTCACCACCCTCCAGAGACATGA
- the SEMA3F gene encoding semaphorin-3F isoform X2, which yields MPVAGLLLWASLLTGAWPATPTQDHLPATPRVRLSFKELKATGTAHFFNFLLNTTDYRILLKDEDHDRMYVGSKDYVLSLDLHDINREPLIIHWAASPQRIEECVLSGKDGNGECGNFVRLIQPWNRTHLYVCGTGAYNPMCTYVNRGRRAQDYIFYLEPERLESGKGKCPYDPKLDTASALINEELYAGVYIDFMGTDAAIFRTLGKQTAMRTDQYNSRWLNDPSFIHAELIPDSAERNDDKLYFFFRERSAEAPQSPAVYARIGRICLNDDGGHCCLVNKWSTFLKARLVCSVPGEDGIETHFDELQDVFVQQTQDVRNPVIYAVFTSSGSVFRGSAVCVYSMADIRMVFNGPFAHKEGPNYQWMPFSGKMPYPRPGTCPGGTFTPSMKSTKDYPDEVINFMRSHPLMYQAVYPLQRRPLVVRTGAPYRLTTVAVDQVDAADGRYEVLFLGTDRGTVQKVIVLPKDDQEMEELMLEEVEVFKDPAPVKTMTISSKRQQLYVASAVGVTHLSLHRCQAYGAACADCCLARDPYCAWDGQACSRYTASSKRRSRRQDVRHGNPIRQCRGFNSNANKNTVESVQYGVAGSAAFLECQPRSPQATVKWLFQRDPSDRRREIRAEDRFLRTEQGLLLRALQLSDRGLYSCTATENNFKHVVTRVQLHVLGQDAVHAALFPPPAVSAPPLPGAGPPTPPYQELAQLLAQPEVGLIHQYCQGYWRHVPPSPREAPGAPRPPEPQDQKKPRNRRHHPPET from the exons ATGCCTGTTGCTGGTCTTCTCCTTTGGGCTTCCCTACTGACTGGGGCCTGGccagccacccccacccaggaCCACCTCCCAGCCACGCCCCGGGTCCGGCTCTCATTCAAAG AACTTAAGGCCACAGGCACTGCCCACTTCTTCAACTTCCTGCTCAACACAACCGACTACCGAATCCTGCTCAAAGACGAGGACCATGACCGCATGTACGTGGGCAGCAAAGACTATGTGCTGTCCCTGGACCTCCATGACATCAACCGCGAGCCCCTCATT ATCCACTGGGCGGCTTCCCCACAGCGCATTGAGGAGTGCGTGCTCTCAGGCAAGGATGGCAAT GGTGAGTGCGGGAACTTCGTCAGGCTCATCCAGCCCTGGAACCGAACACACCTGTATGTGTGTGGGACTGGCGCCTACAACCCCATGTGCACCTATGTAAACCGTGGCCGCCGTGCCCAG GATTACATCTTCTACCTGGAGCCCGAGAGACTCGAGTCAGGGAAGGGCAAGTGTCCGTACGACCCCAAGCTGGACACGGCCTCAGCCCTCATCA ATGAGGAGCTCTATGCTGGTGTGTACATCGACTTCATGGGCACCGATGCAGCCATCTTCCGCACGCTGGGAAAGCAGACGGCCATGCGCACAGACCAGTACAACTCTCGGTGGCTGAATG ACCCTTCATTCATCCATGCTGAGCTCATCCCTGACAGCGCCGAGCGCAACGACGACAAGCTCTACTTCTTCTTCCGCGAGCGATCGGCAGAGGCACCACAGAGCCCCGCCGTGTATGCCCGCATTGGGCGCATCTGCCTG AATGATGACGGTGGCCATTGCTGCCTGGTCAATAAGTGGAGCACGTTCCTGAAGGCACGACTGGTGTGCTCTGTGCCCGGCGAGGATGGCATTGAGACTCACTTCGATGAGCTCC AGGATGTGTTTGTCCAGCAGACACAGGATGTGAGGAACCCGGTCATTTATGCTGTCTTTACCTCCTCGGG CTCCGTGTTCCGAGGCTCTGCTGTGTGTGTCTACTCCATGGCTGATATCCGCATGGTCTTCAACGGGCCCTTTGCCCACAAAGAGGGCCCCAACTACCAGTGGATGCCATTCTCAGGGAAGATGCCCTACCCACGGCCTGGCACG TGCCCTGGCGGAACCTTCACACCATCCATGAAGTCCACCAAGGACTACCCTGATGAAGTGATCAACTTCATGCGCAGCCACCCGCTCATGTACCAGGCTGTGTACCCTCTGCAGCGGCGGCCCCTGGTCGTCCGCACAGGCGCTCCCTATCGGCTCACCACTGTCGCCGTGGACCAGGTGGATGCAGCCGATGGGCGCTATGAGGTGCTTTTCCTGGGCACAG ACCGCGGGACAGTGCAGAAGGTCATCGTGTTGCCCAAGGATGACCAGGAGATGGAGGAGCTAAtgctggaggaggtggaggtCTTCAAG GACCCAGCACCTGTTAAGACCATGACCATCTCTTCCAAGAGG CAACAACTGTACGTGGCCTCAGCTGTGGGTGTCACACACCTGAGCCTGCACCGCTGCCAGGCATATGGGGCTGCCTGTGCCGACTGCTGCCTCGCCCGGGACCCCTACTGTGCCTGGGATGGCCAGGCCTGTTCCCGCTACACAGCGTCTTCCAAGAG GCGGAGCCGCCGGCAGGATGTCCGGCATGGGAACCCCATCAGGCAGTGTCGCGGGTTCAACTCCAACG CCAACAAGAATACCGTGGAGTCCGTGCAGTACGGTGTGGCTGGGAGTGCAGCCTTCCTCGAATGCCAGCCTCGCTCGCCCCAGGCCACAGTTAAGTGGCTGTTCCAGCGAGATCCCAGTGATCGGCGCCGTGAG ATTCGTGCGGAGGACCGCTTCCTGCGCACAGAGCAGGGCTTGCTGCTTCGCGCCCTGCAGCTCAGTGACCGTGGCCTCTACTCCTGCACTGCCACCGAGAACAACTTCAAGCATGTCGTCACACGGGTACAGCTGCACGTCCTGGGTCAGGATGCCGTTCATGCTGCCCTCTTCCCACCGCCAGCTGTGAGCGCCCCACCACTGCCAGGCGCcggcccccccacacccccttaCCAGGAGCTGGCCCAACTGCTGGCCCAGCCGGAAGTGGGCCTCATCCACCAGTACTGCCAGGGCTACTGGCGCCATGTGCCCCCAAGCCCCAGGGAGGCCCCGGGGGCACCCAGGCCTCCTGAACCCCAGGACCAGAAAAAGCCCCGGAACCGCCGTCACCACCCTCCAGAGACATGA